AAAAGATGGGCACCAGTTGCGAAAATTTGCCCGAAGCCCACACCGTGATTCAGGCTTACAATGCGCTGGCACGGCTGGCTGCTCCGGGGCTTCTTTTCAAATCGGAAGCAATCGTGCATCCGGACGATGTCGTGCGATACATCAGTCCGGAAGAGTGCCAGATCTCATACAATCCCACGTTGATGGCGTTGCTTTGGGAGTCGCTGGCCACGCGGGAAACGAAACTGATCCGGCAGTCGCTCAGCCATCGTCATCAGTTGCCGAAGCACACGATCTGGGTCAACTATCTGCGCTGTCACGACGACATCGGGTGGACGTTCGACGATGCCGACGCCGCCCAGGTGGGCATCAACGGCTTCGACCATCGGCAGTTTCTCAATCAGTTCTACACCGGCCAGTTTCCCGGTTCGTTTGCGCATGGAGTTCCGTTTCAGCACAACATCGAAACGGGCGATATGCGTATCTCCGGCACAATGGCCTCGCTGGCGGGGCTCGAGCAGGCGATCCAGCTGGATGATGACCGGCTCAAGGATCTGGCGATTCGCAGAATCATTCTGCTGCACGGCATCACGCTCTCGATTGGCGGGATTCCGTTGCTCTATCTGGGTGAAGAGTGGGGGATTCTGAACGACTACGACTTCGTTCGCGATCCGGCGAAGGCGAACGACACTCGCTGGATTCACCGCCCGAAAATGCGCTGGGACTATCTCGAAGAACACCACGAGCAGGTCACGCCGGAAGACCGGGCGATTCGCCGCCGGCTGTTCAATTCGATTCAGCGGATGATCAAGATCCGTAAAGAAGTCCCAGCCGTCTCCGGCCTCCAGATGGAACTCGTTCCTCTCCATAACCAGCACGTGCTCGGGTACAGCCGGTTTAATGAAAGCGATCGCCTGATTGTCCTCGCGAACTTCTCCGATTATCCGCAGACGGTTTCGGGAAATATCGTGCGCACCGCGGGCCTCGGACGCTTCTTTGAAGACCAGCTTTCGAACACGACTTACCAGACTTCGCACGACATGGAACTGCTGCCGTATCAGGTTGTCTGGCTCCGGCGGGTCTAGTTTCAAGAGGCGTGCGACGCCCCAACTTGAGTGGATTGTGGTTGCCTGCTGTCGACCCGCCTCCGAAACCGGGGTCCGGACCCTCTCCAGAGGTTTGATCGAAAGTTGGGGAATTTACAAACCGGCTTTGACAAACTGATTTAAGCGTGCGTATAGTGTGCTCACGAGATTCGTTTCTTTTCTTTGGTCCAGGTTGCGGCTCAAACGGATCTCAAGCACGTTTTTTTTGACGATGGGAAGGCTATGGCTGAAGGCACGATTACACGGCTGACTGACAAGGGGTTCGGCTTCATTGCAACGGATTCCGGGAAGGATATTTTCTTCCACATGTCCAACTTGGAAGGGTGTCGTTACGATGACCTCCAGGAAGGTCAGCAAGTCTCTTTCGAAAAGGGACAGGGACCGAAAGGTCCACGAGCAGAGCATGTTCGCTTGATCTGAGCAACATCAGGAATTGAATCAATGGGCCGGCAGTCGCTTCAACTGTCGGCTTTTTCTTTGCGCGCATCGCAAAGTAGAGCGTCAAGGCGCGCATCGCAAAGTGGAGTGTCAACGCGCGCATCGCAAATTAGAGTGTCAACGCGCGCATCGCAGAGCCGAGCGTCACAGCTGTGTTTCAAGACTGTGCTTCCTCGAACGAGACAAACTGCCAGTCGCGTCACAGAATGCAGGTCAACCAGCGAGAGCGGTTCAAAAGTCGACTGCAGGCGTCTGCAGGAGATGCACGAAAAGTCTCTAGGCCGGCGGCTGCCAGTCGCCCCAGTGGGTAAGATAGTGTTCGAACGCGGGGCGTTCTTCCCGCAGCGACTCCAGCGTGGCCTTGGCTTCGGCGACGCAGTTCTGTTCCTGCTCCAGTGTGACCTCGCCGGTCAGCACCCGCGTCCGCAGGAACACGAAGTAGGTGTCGAGCACATCGCAGGTGCAGTAGTCGTTGATCTGACGGACCCCACCGGCGTTGTAGACGTCCTGGACCTGAGAGCCATCGATGCCGGTCTTGCCCGGCTTACCGATGATGTTGGCCAGCACATTCAGGCCACCCGCCATGCGGGTCGCGCCAAAGTTCGACATCATATCCATCAGATCAAGATGGCTCTGGGAGTTGTACCGGTTTCGAGGTTGCTCGAAAGACCGGCCCGAGACCTGAAACCAGTCTGGCAGCGACAAGCCGTACCGATACGCTGAAAGTTCCATCAACGGCAGATCGTAGCCACGTCCGTTGAAGGTGACGAACGTCGGACGCCGGTACGCTCGCCAGCCCTGCCAGAAAAGATTGGTGATCACCGACGGACGGAATTCCGGATCATCGAGCACCACGACGTCGACCAGGCGGAAGTCGGTCTGCACTTTGGCGATCGCGACCGAGATTGGCAGCATATAGGTGTAGGGGATGAAATCGCTCCCTTTCTCGGCCATCAGCTCGGCTCGAAAGCGGGCGATTGCATCCTCGCCGGTGAGGTCGAGTTCCGGGTACTTCAGTCGAGCGATCAGGTCGCCGTCTGCCACCGCTTCGACGTCGAAGACCAGCCAGCCAATGTCTGCCATCACGTCGCTTCCCTGCAGGAATTGAAAAAGGGGTTCCGCGATGGATACTATATAACGCGACAGGAGCGGATTCCACGAGGACCTCCTCTCCACTCTGTTGCGGTCGTCATTACTCGCTGTCGCTCGCCCATTTCTTCTGCCGCTGGACCATCTCATGAGCAGCCCTGGATTTACTCCCGAACCGATCAACCTGGATGCCCAGAGCAAATCCAAGGAAGCCCAGGCCATTAAGGGGCTGGTTAATGCTTCGGCTCGGATGCGGGAAGAGATCGGCAAAGTCATCGTCGGTCAGCACGAAGTGGTCGAGCAGCTGCTGATCGCTTTGCTCTGCCGTGGACATTGCCTGCTGGTTGGCGTGCCAGGGTTGGCCAAGACGCTGCTCGTCAGCACGGTCGCTCAACTGCTGCACCTCTCCTTCCGCCGCATTCAGTTCACACCCGATCTGATGCCCTCTGATATTACCGGAACGGACATCCTTCAGGACGACATCGAAACGGGACGGAAGCAATTCCAGTTCATGCCGGGGCCGTTGTTCTCGCACATCGTACTGGCCGATGAAATCAACCGAACGCCCCCCAAGACACAGGCGGCTCTGCTGGAAGCCATGCAGGAGCGGCACGTCACGGTCGGTTCCAGCACGTACCGGCTGCCGGCTCCATTCTTTGTGCTTGCCACCCAGAACCCGATTGAGCAGGAAGGAACCTATCCGCTCCCCGAAGCCCAGCTCGACCGGTTCATGTTCAACACGATCGTGAAGTATCCGACCGCTTCGGAAGAACTCGAAATCCTGATGCGGACCACAGCCGATGCTCCACCGAAGTTGAATCCGATCCTCAATGACAAGCAGATCCTCGCTCTGCAGGATGTCGTCCGCAAAGTCCCGGTTGCCGAGCACGTTTTCATCTACGCCCGCGATCTGGCTCGTGCGACGCGGCCGACCGAGTCGGAAGCCTCACAGTACGTGAAAGACTACCTCAGCTGGGGAGCCGGCCCGCGGGCAGGGCAGAATCTGATTATGGGAGCCAAGGCCCGCGCGCTGCTGCACGGCCGCTACCACGCCACGACCGAAGATGTCCGGGCCGTCGCCCATCCGGTGCTCCGACATCGAATTGTGACCACCTTTCAGGCCGACAGCGAAGGCATCACGGCCGATTCGGTCATTTCAAAACTGCTGAAGGAAGTTCGCATGCCACTGGAAAAACTGTCGGAGAAAGCGGTGACGTAGTCTTCTGCCAATCAGCGCTGAAGCACTCCCCTTCGACTCTCGTGGAGAATGACCATGCCTGGACAAGTGCAGCAACTTAATCCTGTCGTCTGGCTAATCATGTCCGGAGGGGCTCCGTTGCTCGTCGCCGGTGGAGTTCTCGCGTTCCTGGCGTTGATTCTCTGCATTCTTCCGCATCGAAAGCTGGCCGTTCTGATGCTTTGTCTTTCGTTGGGACCAGCGATGCTGTCGATTGCCGCCGTGTATACGGGGGCGACAGAATACATCGCTCTGGCAGCATCGCCTGAGCCACCCAAGCCGGCAGTTCTCGGTCAGGTCGTCGGCACGACGCTCTCTTACGCCTTCTGCGGCCTGGTTGGAACAGTTCTCCCCTCCATCTGTTCGATTGTCTCGCTTGTTCGATCCCATTCCCGGCGGTTTAAGACGGATGGCCAGGCAAGCTCGAACTTCACCGATCATGAATAGCCCGGTTGATTCAACCGGGGAGGTGAAGCCACACGAGGCCCTCGGTCGCTCATTCCTAACCCGAAACGTAAGTGAGGGACGGGAGACATCGGAAATCCGGTGACTCGCTGTAGTCCCATGCCGCGTTGCACTGCTGGGCAAGCCAGCAGTGGCACCTATTCTTCGGGGGAGGCTGCGCACGAAAAAAGCCCGGCGGAACGGTGTTCCGCGCAGGCTTTTTAATCTTCCCATCCGCTCCGCTTATTCGCGGGTGAAGTCGAACATGGGGGTCGACAGGTAGCGTTCGCCGGAGTCCGGCAGGACGACGACGATGGTCTTGCCTTTCGATTCCGGACGGGCGGCGACCTTCAACGCGGCGGCCATGGCGGCTCCGCAGCTGATGCCGCAGGTGATGCCTTCCATCGTCGCGATCTTCGGAGCGGTGTCGAAGGCTTCCTCATCGGTCACCTGCACAACTTCATCGACGAGCGACATGTCGAGGTTGTCCGGGATGAAGCCGGCTCCGATGCCCTGAATCTTGTGCTTACCGGGAGATCCACCCGAGAGGACCGGGCTTCCGGTTGGCTCAACGGCGATTGTGTGGACCGGGTGATTCTTCTCTTTTTTGAGATAACGCGCCACACCCGTGATTGTGCCCCCAGTGCCGACGCCGGCTACGAAGATATCAACCTTGCCATTGGTGTCTTCCCAGATTTCAGGACCAGTCGTCTTGAAATGGATATCGGGGTTGGCGGGGTTATTGAACTGCTGCGGCATGTAGTATTCGGGATTCTCGGAGATCTCGGTCGCCCGGTTGATGGCGCCCTTCATTCCCTCGGCTCCCGGAGTGAGGAGGAGGTTGGCTCCGAAAGATCGCAGCATCATCCGGCGTTCCATCGACATGGTGTCCGGCATGCAGAGAGTCAGCTCGTAGCCGCGAGCGGCACAGACGAAGGCCAGGGCGATCCCCGTGTTGCCGCTGGTCGGTTCGACCACCTTCATGCCAGGCTTGAGCTTACCCGACTTCTCGGCTTCCCAGATCATGTTGGCACCGATGCGGCACTTCACGCTGTAGGCCGGGTTTCGACCTTCAACTTTCGCCAGAACGGTGGCATCGAGTCCCTCGGCGAGGCGATTGATGCGAACAAGAGGGGTGCGGCCGATGGTCAGCGAATTGTCTTGGAAAACGGGCACTGTCTTTCCTCCATGGATTAGCCGTAAGTGCGGACGGTCCGAGCCTCATTCTGCACTCATTGCAGTCTGCGCGGACGCTCATCGCATCAATCGAAGTATCAGCGGATGTTCGGATTATCGGCATAATCGGCAGAAAAGGCAAATCTTTTCCAGATTTGCAGCCTGCTTCCGTTCACTATGTTCGCGTCGCTTTACTGGCGGACCCTGCGGTAAGGCTGAGCGGCGGAGAAATCGGTCGGCATCGTCTCGGATCGATCCTCGATTCGCAGTTCCCGTTTGATGGTCGGAGCGGCGTAAGCCTGTGGCGGCGTAACCATTTCGGTCGGAATGAACTCGGTCGCCGGGGGACTGGAATTCGCCACCACGGTCTGCGACGGATTGAGTTCGCCGGTCAGGTCGGCCAGAAGCCGCGGCGTGGCTGACGGAATGACGACCACTTGCGGCTGTCCCGGATTCTGCGGGTTTTCGATGATGATCGTCAACTTGGCTCCCTGAGCAGCCTGCAGGGCCTGAAGGGTGGCGGGGTTAAGTGAGGCCGTCGCGGCGGGAGTAATCGCGACCGGAGCGTCTCCGGCGGCGTCGAATGGTCCCGGAGCCTGAGGGGCGGCGGCTTCCGCCATTGCGGGGACACTGGCGTCGGTCTGGACCAGAATCTGGCTGTCCCCGGTCGGAGTCTGACGACGAATCGTATGAGCCAGTCCGCAGCCTTCGAGCAACTCGACGACCGGTTGCAGTCCGGCATACAGGCCGCGTTTTTCTTTCGGATCGGCTGCGATACAGACGCCGACCACTTCGTTGTCTTCGTTGAACAGGCCCCCTCCGGAACGTCCCTGGACCGGAACGCCGGTGCATTCAATGTTGTCCGGGCCGGTGTAGCGATTCAGAGCGGTGACCGACAACGACTCGATCGTCGGGTTCTGACCGCCACTGCAGCCGACACTGATGACCGAGTCGCCTTCCGACAGTTTCGATGGAATCTGGGCCAGGCGGGCGACTGGCAACGCTCCATCGGTCGGCACGGAGATCAGTCCGACATCGGCGTCGAGATCATACTTCACCACGGTGCCGACGAAGCTCTCGAAGCGATCGTCTACGAAAATGTCGATGTCAATCTTCGAAGAGTCGGTGACGTTGCGGAAGATGTGTCCGCAAGTCAGGACAAACGTGTTTCCGGGTCGGGAATCGATGACAGTTCCTGAGCCGTAGTTGATTCCCTTTTCGTCGCGAATCCGGATGCGGACGTTGGCGGCTCGGGAATCGATGTGCGGCGTCGGTTTGGTGACATTTTCTCGTTCGTCAAACTGGGCACGAATGACGGGGGCATCGGCGTCAGCGGCTGTGGAGTTGCTCGCGAGAATGGTTTCAGCGGGGAATGGTTCGGGATTCGCCGGGTACTGCTGAGGACTCGCTGGAGCAGTTGGCTGAGAGACGGGAGCGGCTGGTGTTGTCGGAGGCTGATTGCCGGGAAACGCCGATGGTGAGCCGAGCCGAGGTTGTTCGTATCCCGTATTTCCCCGGCCGACAACATTATGCGGCGTCTGGGGAGTCGCGGTGTTGGCCATCATCTGCTGGGGCGGAGCAGAGGGAGTCGCCGCGGGTTTCGGAATTGAGGCGAGCATGCGTCTCAGCTGGCCTTCGGTGGTTCGTCCGACTTCGCGAGCGACTTCTTTCCCGTTGACGACCAGCACAAAGGCCGGGATCGAAGAGACGTTGTACTGTCGAGCCAGATTCGGATTCTGATCGATGTCAACGACCTGGACGGGAAAGCCTTCCCGTTCCAGCTTGTGAACGATGGGCTTCATCTGCTGGCAGGGGCCGCACCAGCTGGCAGAGAAGTCGTAAAGGACGGCTTGCTGAGCAGAGGCCAGATTTGCGGTCGCCGACAGGCAGACGATCGCCAGCGCGATCTGTTGCGCGACAGTTTTCATAAGTCTCTCCGGGAATCCATTCGCCAGGAGTGGCAGACGCGGGTTTCGTCACAATAGACAGGAACAAAGAAGCGACAGTCCTCAGAAGAAGAAAATGAGGCTTCTGGAAGTGAGGTCCTGATGATCGGTTCTGATGAACTCCACGCCGATGATCCATCACCGACGTGTAATCTTTACATCTCCGCGGCGGACACTATTACAATTTGTCAGACGCGGAAAGAGGAATTTGTAATTCCGACAATGAGTCGTAAAATACGTAAATCCCTGCAGTGCAGTGCTTTGTTGCCAAAAGTCCGAAAATTGTGGTTTCGTTTTTTCTGGAACAAGAGGTTAGTATGCAGACCCGGTGCCGAAGCATCGAGAATTGCATCTGCCGAAGAGATTCTTCGGGAAATCGCCGGCAAAATCCTGTTCTGCCGGGGGCTTCTGCGATAGGATGCATCAATCCTTCCTGAAATGTCCGTGGCAAACCACGCGATTCACCAAACCATCCTGCCCCGTTTGCCACGTCTGATCCCCCAAGAGATATGGAGTTGATGCTGTGCAGAGCATCTTTACATTTCCGCGCGGAATTATTTTCAACACGTTCCTGCTGGCCATAGTTGTTTTCACGCTGACAGGGTGTGGCGACAGCGAGCAGATTCGCACTTACGAAACTCGTAAGCCAGAGGATGTCTTCGCCGAGAATCACATCGAGGGAGCGAAACCGCCCGAGCGGACGGCTCCTCCGATGATGTCTGCTCCTTCGACCGAAGCCGTCGGCGAGCCGGCCCGCATGTTCGGAGCGATGGTTCGCGTGGACGATCAGACCTGGTTCTATAAGCTGACCGGTCCGGTCGACGAAGTGAACAAGATCGTGCCTCAGCTGCGGGACTACGTGGTCTCCATGAAATACGAGAACGGACAACCCGTGCTGACAAAGCCGGAAGGCTGGGAGCAGTTGCCGGGGAATCAGTTCCGCTTCGCCACCATGAAGATTCCGGCTGAGTCGGGGGCGTTGGAAATGTCGATCTCGCCGCTGCCGAGCAGCGAAGAAGAACTTCTGAACGCGGTGGCGAACATCAACCGCTGGCGCGGACAGCTGGGACTCGGGGAAATCAAATCGACCGACATCGAAGCCGCCGGGGACGATCCTTCCCTGGAGATTTCCAAAGCGAGCCAGGATGGGCGAACCATTTACTTCGTGAATATCGTCGGCGAGCAGAAGTCCACGGGCATGCGTCCGCCCTTCGCGGGCTAAGCCCGGAGGAGGAAGCGTCGAGCTACTTCCCGGCAAGGGGAAACTTCGGCGGACTTGTCGCAGATCTGCAAAATGCGGCCCCGCGAGTGGAATGCGGATCCTTATAATAGCTTGAATTGGAACGTCTGATTTTCTGCGACGTTCCATTGATCAATCGGAAACTGGAAGAGATTCATGGCCAGCGTACAGGACAGAATGGAACCGTCAGCAGACAAGAGAATCCGACCGGCGAACAATCAATCGCTTGCGTTTCTTCGGCCTCTGGCTTCACTCAAACTGAGTGTCGTCCTGTTCGCGCTGGGGATTTTTCTCGTGCTGGCCGGGACTCTGGCTCAATCGCACAAAGATATCTGGGACGTCGTTCACGGCTACTTCCGCTGCTGGATGGCCTGGATCGAGTTTCAGGTGTTCTTCCCCAAGTCGTGGGCTCCTCAATTCCAGAACGTGCCAGGCGGCTTCTGGTTTCCCGGAGGCTGGACCATCGGCGGCCTGATGACTTTGAACCTGCTCACGGCGCACGCGCTACGTTTCAAAGTGCAGGCAAAAGGATCACGGCTCCTCTGGGGCAGCGTGGTCACGTTGATCGGAATCCTGCTCACCTGGGCGGTAATTGTGTTCGGAACCGAACGCGATTCGGTCTATGAAACGGCCAGCATCGACTGGTCGAAATATTGGAACCTGATGTGTTACAGCCTGTTTCTTCCAGCCATCGGCTGCGGAATCGCGGCCAGTAAGCATGCGGGCGACGCGGCGAAGAAGGTCGAGTTCTACACCTATTCTGTACTGTCGCTGCTGTTCCTGGGAACGGGCTGCTTTTTGGTGGCTGGTGGCGAGTCAGTGCGTCTGGACAACTCATCGATGCGAATTATGTGGCAGCTGATTCAGGCCACGTTCGCGGGCGGTGTGCTGCTGGGCGGCTGCCTGCTGCTCTTCAAGAAACGCGCCGGGATCGTTCTGCTGCATGCCGGCGTGCTGATGATCATGGCCAATGAAGTCGTGGTGTATTCGCTGCACGAAGAAGGGAACATGATTCTCTTCGAAGGCGAAACGACCAACTTCGTGCAGGACATCCGTTCGGCCGAACTGGCCGTGATCGATCGTTCGCCATCGGACAAAGATGTTCAGACTGTCGTGCCGTCTTCGCTGTTGAAGAGGCGTGCCGGAGACGACGAACTTCTCCGCAGCGAACAGTTGCCATTCGCCCTGCGGGTTCGGGAATATTTCCAGAACGCCGACCTGAAACCCCGCGAAGCTGACGACGAGAACCCGGCCGACTTTGGTCTGGGAAAAACGCATACGATTGAACCGCTCGCCGGGACGACGGGAACTGACAGCAACGCCGACTATCCGGCCGCCTACGTCGATATCGTCGACTCGGAATCGGGCGAGACCCTGCACACGCTGCTCATCTCGGCTCTGGCCAGTGCCGTGGATCGTCAGGATACCGTTGAGGTCGGTGACAAATCGTACGAAGTCTCTCTACGGTTCAAGCGAGTCTACAAAGACTTCTCGATGCACCTGATCGACGTCCGAAAAGACGACTACGTCGGAACGAATACGCCCCGCAACTACTCCTCCGAAGTCCGACTGGTCGACAAGACACGCAACGAAGACCGGAAGATCAGGATCTGGATGAACAACCCGCTGCGGTTCGCCGGGGAGACCTTCTATCAGAGTGGGTTCAATCAGTTGCCCCGCGGCGAAATGACAACGCTGCAGGTTGTGACCAACGAGGGTTGGATGATTCCCTACGTTGCCTGCATGATCGTCGCGATTGGCATGCTGTATCAGTTTGGAGTGAGCCTGATGCGGTTTCTGAACCGCCTGGCGACCGGCAAAGTCGGTGGACATGCCCTCGACACGCCGGAATCGATCAGGGAGTTCGATCCGGTCGGCTTTGCCTTAAACGTGGTGCCAGCCGTGCTCTTGCTCGGGGTTTGTGGCTACTGGCTGCTCAGTCTCGCCAAGGTTCCGCAACCTGCGGCTGAAGAATTCAATTACTACGAGTTCGGCAAGATTCCGGTCATCTACGAAGGCCGTGTGAAGCCGATCGATACGCTGGTGCGAAACACGCTGCGGATCACTAGCAATCGGGAATCGATCCGCATGGAAGAGAAACCGGCGACTGAAGATCAGCCGGCTCGTGATGCCGAAACGCTCTCCGGAACCCAGTGGTTCCTGGAAATGATCGCCGGCTCGAGAAGGGCCTTGCAGCGACCGATCGTCAAGATCGACAACGATGAGCTTCTCTCCTCGCTCGAACTGGAACGCAGGAAATCGCACCGTTACACCCTCGGTGAACTTCAGCCGAAACTGGCGGAGCTGACTGCCGCGACGCGGGAAGCCCGCGAGCTCAAAGACAAATCGCCGGGGTCTCTTTCAGTTTATCAGCGGAAGGTTCTCGAATTCGAACGCAAGTTCGGTGCGATCGATATCCTCGCCGCTGCCTTCATTTCGCCGCAGATCGATATCGAAGGCGAGAACGTGACCGAACAGTTCATGTCGGCTCTGGCCCGCGCCCGGCAGCTCGACGAACGCGAACCGCCATTGCTGGTTCCGCCCGTGGAAGAATCGATGGGGCCGGACGACGAAAGTCTCAAGCGAGACGAATGGGAAACCTATTCGAAGGCCTTCCTGAACGACATCATTTATCCAACGGCGTTCAAAGCGGAAGCGAATCCGTTCTCCGGTAAGTTCACGGAGATCATCAACGCGTATCAGGAGGGAGATGCGGCGACGTTCAACAAGAAGGTCCGCGAGTATCAGTCTCTGCTCAAGACGGAGAAGGTCGAAGACGTCGACATGACCCGCGTTTCCTTCGAGACCCGGTTCAACAGTTTCGCTCCGTTCTTCTACCCCGGCTTCCTCTACATCCTGGCCTTCGTGATTGCAGTGGCCAGCTGGCTGATGCCGCGAACAATTCTCCCGGCCAACTGGGCGGCGATCGGATTGATCTTGCTCACATTCGGTGTCCATACATGGGCGATCTGGGCTCGCATGGCGATTTCGGGACGTCCGCCGGTCACGAATCTGTACTCGTCGGCCGTTTTCATCGGCTGGGCCGGGGTGCTGTTCGGCATGGTAATGGAGTTCGTCTTCAAGCGGGGGATCGGGAACGTGCTCGCTTCCGCGGCCGGTTTTGCGTCGCTGTGGATTGCTCATGGACTCGCTGGCGACGGTGATACGTTTGTCGTGCTTCAGGCTGTACTCGATACCCAGTTCTGGTTGAGCACGCATGTGGTCTGTGTCACGCTCGGTTATGCTGCGACATTCGTCGCCGGTGCACTCGGACTCATTTACATCTGCCGCCGAAACCCGATCGCCCTTCTGGGCGTTTGTGGTGCGGTCGCCGGAGTGCTGGCGTTGCAGGGGACCGGCATTCCGCCGCTCGTCCGCAACATCGGTCCGTTCCTGTTGGCGATTCCCGTCAGCATCATACCGATGCACTTCCTGTTCGGGGCACCGCAGGTGTCTCTTTCGGAAGGTATGGAGAAGGCCTTGGCCCGGATGATTTACGGCACGCTCTGCTTTGCCCTCTGGTTCAGCTTTGTCGGAACCGTGCTCGGCGGGTTGTGGGCCGATGATTCCTGGGGCCGCTTCTGGGGTTGGGATCCGAAGGAAAACGGGGCCCTGATTATCGTGCTCTGGAACGCCCTTGTGCTGCATGCCCGCTGGGATCGCATGATCGGTACGCGTGGTCTGGCCGTGCTCGCCGTGGCCGGCAACATCACGACCGCCTGGAGCTGGTTCGGTGTGAACGAGCTGGGTGTCGGGCTGCATTCGTACGGCTTCACCGAAGGGGTGCTGTTTAATCTGATGCTGTTCGTGTTCAGTCAGCTCACGCTGATCGTGATTGGCCTGTGGGGA
The genomic region above belongs to Rubinisphaera margarita and contains:
- the ccsA gene encoding cytochrome c biogenesis protein, yielding MEPSADKRIRPANNQSLAFLRPLASLKLSVVLFALGIFLVLAGTLAQSHKDIWDVVHGYFRCWMAWIEFQVFFPKSWAPQFQNVPGGFWFPGGWTIGGLMTLNLLTAHALRFKVQAKGSRLLWGSVVTLIGILLTWAVIVFGTERDSVYETASIDWSKYWNLMCYSLFLPAIGCGIAASKHAGDAAKKVEFYTYSVLSLLFLGTGCFLVAGGESVRLDNSSMRIMWQLIQATFAGGVLLGGCLLLFKKRAGIVLLHAGVLMIMANEVVVYSLHEEGNMILFEGETTNFVQDIRSAELAVIDRSPSDKDVQTVVPSSLLKRRAGDDELLRSEQLPFALRVREYFQNADLKPREADDENPADFGLGKTHTIEPLAGTTGTDSNADYPAAYVDIVDSESGETLHTLLISALASAVDRQDTVEVGDKSYEVSLRFKRVYKDFSMHLIDVRKDDYVGTNTPRNYSSEVRLVDKTRNEDRKIRIWMNNPLRFAGETFYQSGFNQLPRGEMTTLQVVTNEGWMIPYVACMIVAIGMLYQFGVSLMRFLNRLATGKVGGHALDTPESIREFDPVGFALNVVPAVLLLGVCGYWLLSLAKVPQPAAEEFNYYEFGKIPVIYEGRVKPIDTLVRNTLRITSNRESIRMEEKPATEDQPARDAETLSGTQWFLEMIAGSRRALQRPIVKIDNDELLSSLELERRKSHRYTLGELQPKLAELTAATREARELKDKSPGSLSVYQRKVLEFERKFGAIDILAAAFISPQIDIEGENVTEQFMSALARARQLDEREPPLLVPPVEESMGPDDESLKRDEWETYSKAFLNDIIYPTAFKAEANPFSGKFTEIINAYQEGDAATFNKKVREYQSLLKTEKVEDVDMTRVSFETRFNSFAPFFYPGFLYILAFVIAVASWLMPRTILPANWAAIGLILLTFGVHTWAIWARMAISGRPPVTNLYSSAVFIGWAGVLFGMVMEFVFKRGIGNVLASAAGFASLWIAHGLAGDGDTFVVLQAVLDTQFWLSTHVVCVTLGYAATFVAGALGLIYICRRNPIALLGVCGAVAGVLALQGTGIPPLVRNIGPFLLAIPVSIIPMHFLFGAPQVSLSEGMEKALARMIYGTLCFALWFSFVGTVLGGLWADDSWGRFWGWDPKENGALIIVLWNALVLHARWDRMIGTRGLAVLAVAGNITTAWSWFGVNELGVGLHSYGFTEGVLFNLMLFVFSQLTLIVIGLWGKPADADTPAAEPQTLADST